In a single window of the Salvelinus alpinus chromosome 15, SLU_Salpinus.1, whole genome shotgun sequence genome:
- the LOC139539332 gene encoding splicing factor, proline- and glutamine-rich-like, which yields MYVYHTAPWSDSYDERDRRTHHKKTKQRVQKEQTSWTWDEILDGYPASALRTVSPVRLHSPVRPVLAPRTCQAQVSIQAGRIVPALCSRSPVRLHSPVRPVPPLRTRPEVRVPSPVPPVPAPRIRPPVRLHSPIRPVSAPRTRPEVRVHNPVPAVPAPRIRPPVCFHSPSGASSDDPQSGASSDDPQSGVSKDGPQDGVSNDGPQSGVSKDGPQDGVSSDGPQSGVSNEDPQSGASSEDPQSGSSSDNPQSGVSSDGPQSGASGDDPQSRASGDDPRSGSTKGSA from the exons ATGTACGTCTaccacactgcgccttggtccgattcatacgacgaacgtgacagaagaacccaccataaaaagaccaagcagcgtgttcagAAGGAGCAGACATCATGGACATGGGACGAGATTTTGGACG gatatcctgcgtcggctctgcgtactgtgtctccggtgcgtctgcacagcccagtgcgtcctgtgctagcgCCCCGCACTTGCCAGGCTCAAGTGAGCATCCAGGCAGGACGCATTGTACCAGCTCTATgctccagatctccagtgcgcctccacagtccagtacgtcctgtgcctcctctccgcacacgccctgaggtgcgtgtccccagcccagtaccaccagtgccggcaccacgcatcagacctccagtgcgcctccacagtccaataCGTCCTGTttctgctcctcgcactcgccctgaggtgcgtgtccatAACCCGGTTCCagcagtgccggcaccacgcatcagacctccagtgtgcttccacagtcca tccggagcctccagcgacgatccccagtccggagcctccagcgacgatccccagtccggagtttCCAAAGACGGTCCCCAGGACGGGGTctccaacgacggtccccagtccggagtttCCAAAGACGGTCCCCAGGACGGGgtttccagcgacggtccccagtccggggtctccaacgaagatccccagtccggggcctccagcgaagATCCCCAGTCCGGGTCCTCCAGCGAcaatccccagtccggggtctccagcgacggtccccagtccggagcctccggcgatgatccgcagtccagagcgtctggcgatgatccacggtccggttctacAAAGGGATCAGCGTAA